The following proteins come from a genomic window of Candidatus Margulisiibacteriota bacterium:
- a CDS encoding tautomerase family protein, which translates to MPIVRVEMWAGRDKETKARLIDELTNKVCEITKCPPEAVIVVIEDIPKENWGQNGKQGG; encoded by the coding sequence TTAGGGTTGAAATGTGGGCCGGACGAGATAAGGAGACCAAAGCCAGGTTGATCGATGAATTGACCAATAAGGTTTGCGAAATAACAAAATGCCCGCCGGAAGCGGTAATTGTCGTGATCGAAGATATTCCCAAAGAAAATTGGGGCCAGAACGGAAAACAGGGAGGTTAA